One stretch of Streptomyces sp. R21 DNA includes these proteins:
- a CDS encoding GDSL-type esterase/lipase family protein → MKDLLRGISWWSEDGHPLRADPADRDRLPADTWSRALVPAGVRLEVRCRGVDRLRIRYAASAPSPTDAYRRSAPVFTLLSGDDVAAETAAHPTDDGTAVLELPSPDGEFTVHLPETLRPVIHAVDAGTGTVEPAPRRPRWLVHGDSIVEGWAASRPHLAWPALAGRALGVDTVNVGYAGAARGELASAEQLAALDADLITVAFGTNCWARPPHSAALLHETVRAFLTVLRQGHPHIPLLVVSPVVRPDADATPNRLGATLTDLRAAVEYAAAAQDVALLPGGGLLDAAQLADGVHPGDGGHARLAEAVVTALRKLG, encoded by the coding sequence ATGAAAGACCTGCTGCGAGGAATCTCCTGGTGGTCCGAGGACGGCCACCCGCTGCGTGCCGACCCGGCCGACCGGGACCGGCTGCCCGCCGACACCTGGTCGCGTGCGCTCGTGCCCGCGGGCGTACGTCTGGAGGTGCGCTGCCGTGGAGTGGACCGGCTGCGGATCCGGTACGCGGCCTCGGCGCCGTCCCCGACAGACGCGTACCGTCGCAGTGCTCCCGTCTTCACGCTGCTGTCGGGCGACGACGTGGCCGCCGAGACCGCGGCGCATCCGACGGACGACGGCACGGCGGTCCTCGAACTCCCCTCGCCCGACGGTGAGTTCACCGTCCATCTGCCGGAGACGCTCCGCCCGGTGATCCACGCGGTCGACGCCGGCACGGGCACCGTTGAGCCCGCACCCCGCCGCCCCCGCTGGCTGGTCCACGGCGACTCGATCGTCGAGGGCTGGGCGGCGTCCCGCCCCCACCTCGCCTGGCCCGCGCTCGCCGGACGCGCCCTCGGCGTCGACACGGTCAACGTGGGCTACGCGGGGGCGGCCCGCGGCGAACTCGCCTCCGCCGAGCAGCTGGCCGCCCTCGACGCCGACCTGATCACCGTCGCCTTCGGCACCAACTGCTGGGCGCGGCCGCCTCATTCGGCCGCGCTGCTGCACGAGACGGTCCGCGCGTTCCTGACGGTGCTCCGCCAGGGCCACCCGCACATCCCGCTGCTGGTCGTCTCCCCCGTCGTACGCCCCGACGCGGACGCCACCCCGAACCGCCTCGGCGCCACGCTCACGGACCTGCGCGCCGCGGTGGAGTACGCCGCTGCCGCCCAGGACGTCGCCCTGCTGCCCGGAGGCGGGCTCCTGGACGCCGCTCAGCTGGCGGACGGGGTGCACCCGGGCGACGGGGGCCACGCACGGCTCGCGGAGGCGGTGGTGACGGCGCTGCGCAAGCTCGGCTGA
- a CDS encoding GntR family transcriptional regulator, with protein sequence MAARHEEIADELRRAIDREEYTVGSLLPAETELAAHYGVSRGTVRQAVAALTAEGLIGSRQGARRVILASRRSQSFAELRSFAQWARAMGREATGHVVVSEYRSATSEDCGRLQLAAGTQVLHVLRVRGLDGEPVLLERTVYADWISPAVERIEPECPSVTQRLYEDEGLVFAYGEHVIDAVAAGAQDAELLGVRRTSPLLRVRRVTTTREGRPVEWSDDRYRSDAVSFSVHNSIGNNALARKPAE encoded by the coding sequence ATGGCGGCGCGACACGAGGAGATCGCCGATGAGCTGCGGCGGGCGATCGACCGCGAGGAGTACACGGTCGGCAGTCTGCTGCCCGCCGAGACGGAGCTCGCGGCCCACTACGGCGTCTCGCGTGGCACGGTCCGCCAGGCCGTCGCGGCGCTGACCGCCGAGGGGCTCATCGGGTCGCGGCAGGGCGCGCGCCGGGTGATCCTGGCCAGCCGTCGCAGCCAGAGCTTCGCCGAGCTGCGCAGCTTCGCGCAGTGGGCGCGGGCGATGGGGCGCGAGGCGACGGGGCATGTGGTCGTGTCGGAGTACCGGTCGGCCACCTCGGAGGACTGCGGGCGCCTTCAACTCGCTGCGGGTACCCAGGTGTTGCACGTCCTGCGGGTACGCGGACTGGACGGTGAACCGGTGCTGCTGGAGCGGACCGTGTACGCGGACTGGATCTCCCCCGCCGTCGAGCGCATCGAGCCGGAGTGCCCGTCCGTGACGCAGCGGCTGTACGAGGACGAGGGCCTGGTCTTCGCGTACGGCGAGCACGTCATCGACGCGGTGGCGGCGGGCGCCCAGGACGCCGAGCTGCTCGGGGTCCGCCGCACCAGTCCGCTGCTACGGGTGCGCCGCGTCACCACGACACGCGAAGGGCGCCCGGTGGAGTGGTCGGACGACCGCTACCGCTCGGACGCCGTGAGCTTCAGCGTGCACAACTCGATAGGGAACAACGCGCTGGCGCGCAAGCCCGCCGAGTAG
- a CDS encoding ABC transporter permease, with protein MTATLTRVDVVPAASVKRRRRAPGWLAVVPLLLFVAIAFGIPALAMLNGAFTVKDQATGATSYTASNMTDSVQGAYLTALVGSVKLSAVSAGLATLLGLPLAQAVVTSRFRALREAVLTASGVLANFGGVPLAFAFVATLGNAGVLTTHLGLKDQGWDLYSFWGLVLVYLYFLIPLMVLTITPALDGLRSQWREAAQNNGATGVQYWRHVALPVLAPSLLGGLVLLFGSAFAAYATAAAMVGSSVPLVTLQIADAISGNVLVGQENVALALSLDMVLIAGLVMAVYLPLQRRSARWLA; from the coding sequence ATGACCGCGACTCTCACGAGGGTCGACGTGGTGCCCGCCGCTTCAGTGAAGCGGCGGCGCCGCGCCCCCGGCTGGCTCGCCGTCGTCCCGCTGCTGCTGTTCGTGGCGATCGCGTTCGGGATCCCCGCCCTGGCCATGCTGAACGGCGCCTTCACCGTCAAGGACCAGGCCACCGGCGCCACTTCGTACACGGCGTCCAACATGACCGACTCCGTGCAGGGCGCCTACCTCACCGCCCTCGTCGGCAGCGTCAAGCTGTCCGCCGTGTCCGCCGGCCTCGCCACCCTCCTCGGACTGCCGCTCGCCCAGGCCGTGGTGACCTCACGCTTCCGCGCGCTGCGCGAGGCCGTCCTCACCGCCTCCGGTGTTCTCGCCAACTTCGGCGGCGTACCGCTCGCGTTCGCGTTCGTCGCCACCCTCGGCAACGCCGGTGTCCTGACCACCCACCTGGGGCTGAAGGACCAGGGCTGGGACCTTTACAGCTTCTGGGGCCTGGTCCTCGTCTACCTCTACTTCCTGATCCCGCTGATGGTCCTCACCATCACCCCCGCCCTCGACGGACTGCGCTCCCAGTGGCGCGAGGCGGCACAGAACAACGGCGCCACCGGCGTCCAGTACTGGCGGCATGTGGCGCTGCCCGTCCTCGCGCCCTCGCTGCTCGGCGGCCTGGTGCTGCTGTTCGGCAGCGCCTTCGCCGCGTACGCCACCGCCGCGGCCATGGTGGGCAGTTCGGTCCCGCTGGTCACCCTGCAGATCGCCGACGCCATCTCCGGCAACGTGCTGGTCGGCCAGGAGAACGTGGCGCTCGCGCTCAGCCTCGACATGGTCCTCATCGCGGGCCTGGTCATGGCCGTGTACCTGCCCCTGCAACGACGGAGTGCGCGATGGCTCGCCTGA
- a CDS encoding Lrp/AsnC family transcriptional regulator, whose product MLNDLDERIVHALAEDARRSYADIGQLVGLSAPAVKRRVDRLRATGAITGFTVRVDPAALGWETEGFVEIYCRHNTSPETIRRGLERYQEVVAASTVTGDADAVVQVFAADMRHFERVLERIAGEPFVERTKSVLVLSPLLRRFSSGSPT is encoded by the coding sequence TTGCTGAACGATCTCGACGAACGCATCGTGCACGCCCTCGCCGAGGACGCCCGCCGCTCCTACGCGGACATCGGGCAACTGGTCGGCCTGTCCGCGCCCGCCGTGAAGCGGCGCGTGGACCGGCTGCGGGCCACCGGCGCCATCACCGGCTTCACCGTACGGGTGGACCCGGCGGCGCTCGGCTGGGAGACGGAGGGGTTCGTCGAGATCTACTGCCGGCACAACACCTCTCCCGAGACCATCCGGCGGGGCCTGGAGCGCTACCAGGAGGTCGTGGCCGCGTCCACCGTCACGGGCGACGCGGACGCGGTCGTCCAGGTCTTCGCCGCCGACATGCGCCACTTCGAGCGCGTGCTGGAGCGGATCGCGGGAGAGCCGTTCGTGGAGCGGACGAAGTCCGTGCTGGTGCTCTCGCCGCTCCTGCGGAGGTTCTCTTCCGGGTCGCCCACCTGA
- a CDS encoding LLM class flavin-dependent oxidoreductase, with the protein MELDVLYEIDVPKPWQGAHPRGQREAEQRAYQEAVEQIRLADRMGFRTVWAVEHHFREGRSHCPAPEVLLGHLAALTERVRLGFGVTLTPFGFTPPQRIAEKVAVVDVLSQGRVEWGTGRSTPMEQTAFGVDRERSRDDWREAVEIVTGMWREEYFAYESPRFTFPRRMVTPKPVQDPHPPCWMAATSPGSAEVAGASGLGLLSFSIMQPLEAMARQVAAYREATRAPSPITDVTTNRVAAYTLVHAADRPGRRVWDSVAWWYENLAQFTLEWELPHLSPEQREKVFPLLGPILQGSVPVREFNDGDMILIGDAETIVRKAKHYADLGIDQLICYVQWGYLEHREILRTIEILGKEVIPELAGYAPRTATS; encoded by the coding sequence ATGGAGCTGGATGTCCTGTACGAGATCGACGTACCGAAGCCGTGGCAGGGCGCGCACCCGCGGGGTCAGCGGGAGGCGGAGCAGCGGGCCTACCAGGAGGCGGTGGAGCAGATCCGGCTCGCGGACCGGATGGGGTTCCGTACGGTGTGGGCGGTGGAGCACCACTTCCGCGAGGGGCGTTCGCACTGCCCGGCGCCCGAGGTGCTGCTCGGCCATCTCGCGGCGCTGACCGAGCGCGTCCGGCTCGGCTTCGGCGTGACGCTCACTCCGTTCGGGTTCACTCCCCCACAGCGGATCGCGGAGAAGGTGGCCGTCGTCGACGTGCTGTCACAGGGGCGTGTGGAGTGGGGCACGGGCCGCTCGACTCCCATGGAGCAGACGGCTTTCGGGGTCGACCGGGAGCGCTCGCGCGACGACTGGCGCGAGGCCGTCGAGATCGTCACGGGGATGTGGCGCGAGGAGTACTTCGCCTACGAGTCCCCGCGGTTCACCTTCCCGCGACGCATGGTCACCCCGAAGCCGGTCCAGGATCCGCATCCGCCGTGCTGGATGGCGGCGACCTCGCCCGGCTCGGCGGAGGTGGCGGGTGCGAGCGGGCTCGGCCTGCTGTCGTTCTCGATCATGCAGCCGCTGGAGGCGATGGCCCGGCAGGTGGCGGCGTACCGCGAGGCGACCCGCGCCCCGTCGCCGATCACGGACGTGACGACGAACCGGGTGGCCGCGTACACCCTGGTCCACGCGGCGGACCGCCCGGGCAGGCGCGTGTGGGACTCGGTGGCGTGGTGGTACGAGAACCTCGCGCAGTTCACCCTGGAGTGGGAGCTGCCGCACCTCTCGCCCGAACAGCGCGAGAAGGTCTTCCCGTTGCTCGGGCCGATCCTCCAAGGCAGCGTCCCGGTAAGGGAGTTCAACGACGGCGACATGATCCTCATCGGCGACGCGGAGACCATCGTCCGCAAGGCCAAGCACTATGCGGACCTCGGCATCGACCAGCTCATCTGCTACGTCCAGTGGGGCTATCTGGAGCACCGGGAGATCCTGCGCACGATCGAGATCCTGGGCAAGGAAGTGATCCCGGAGCTGGCCGGGTACGCGCCGAGGACGGCCACCTCATGA
- a CDS encoding SDR family NAD(P)-dependent oxidoreductase: protein MSGVNGVSEPLDTSPVPDYASLHRLDGHPFVLLGAGNGIGRQTAHALTAAGARVLCVDVDKERADAVAAETGGIAYVADVTRREAVRDLFAYAARELGPVRGVVDIVGMARYSALTDLQDAEWDWHFDIVLRHAWLAVQYGGAAVAEAGGGPLVFVASVSGLTSAPLHAAYGAAKAGLVSLVRSAAVELGPRGVRVNAVAPGAVWTPRVASLLGEEGRRVNAENTPLGRIATPPDIAAPLLFLASPLSTYITGQTLVVDGGVTVKFPYPTIGAAR, encoded by the coding sequence ATGAGCGGCGTGAACGGCGTGAGCGAGCCGCTGGACACCTCCCCCGTCCCCGACTACGCCTCCCTCCATCGCCTGGACGGCCATCCGTTCGTCCTGCTCGGCGCGGGCAACGGCATCGGCCGCCAGACCGCGCACGCGCTCACCGCGGCGGGCGCGCGGGTGCTCTGCGTCGACGTGGACAAGGAGCGCGCCGACGCGGTCGCCGCCGAGACGGGCGGGATCGCGTACGTCGCCGATGTCACGCGGCGGGAGGCGGTGCGGGACCTCTTCGCCTACGCGGCACGGGAGTTGGGGCCGGTCCGCGGGGTCGTCGACATCGTGGGCATGGCCCGGTACAGCGCCCTGACGGATCTTCAGGACGCCGAGTGGGACTGGCACTTCGACATCGTCCTGCGGCACGCCTGGCTCGCGGTCCAGTACGGCGGCGCGGCGGTCGCCGAGGCGGGCGGCGGCCCGCTCGTGTTCGTCGCCTCCGTCTCCGGGCTCACCTCGGCCCCGCTGCACGCCGCGTACGGCGCCGCGAAGGCCGGGCTGGTCTCCCTGGTCCGCTCGGCGGCCGTGGAACTCGGCCCGCGCGGGGTGCGGGTCAACGCCGTTGCACCGGGGGCCGTTTGGACACCCCGGGTCGCGTCGCTCCTCGGCGAGGAGGGCCGCCGCGTCAACGCGGAGAACACCCCGCTGGGCCGAATCGCCACCCCACCGGACATCGCCGCACCCCTCCTCTTCCTGGCTTCCCCGCTCTCCACGTACATCACCGGCCAGACCCTCGTCGTGGACGGCGGAGTGACGGTCAAGTTCCCGTACCCGACGATCGGCGCCGCCCGATGA
- a CDS encoding amino acid permease, which produces MLDQGAPPQSRSHPAPPSPGVGARLMRRKPVERLVAEGGQGEGGTLRRSLGLWQLTMISIGATLGTGIFVVLGEAVPKAGPAVTLSFVIAGLTALFSALSYAELAGTIPVAGSSYSYAYATLGELIAWICGWCLVLEYGVSVAAVAVGWGEYLNELLDGTIGVTIPDALSAPPGDGGVFNLPALIVVLLAMAFLLGGAKESARANTIMVMVKIAALVLFCAIGIQGFRSGNYENFMPLGMTGVSAAGATLFFSYIGFDAASTAGEEAKNAQRDLPRAIMLSLVIVTALYVVVAAVAVGAKPWKRFNDSEAALAEIMKDVTGQTFWGTLLAACAVIAIASVVLTVLYGQTRILFAMARDGLVPKVFARVHPKTGAPRANTVIVSLFCGVLAAAIPLGQLADATSIGTLFAFALVNVAVVVLRRTRPDMRRTFRVPLSPVLPAIGFALCVWMMGSLSTVTWVVFGVWMAVGLVFYFSYGYRRSRMAAPDTTAVPAQK; this is translated from the coding sequence GTGCTCGACCAAGGCGCACCCCCGCAGTCCCGCAGTCATCCCGCCCCACCGTCCCCGGGCGTCGGCGCACGCCTCATGCGCCGCAAGCCCGTGGAACGCCTGGTCGCCGAGGGCGGCCAGGGCGAGGGAGGCACCCTTCGCCGCTCCCTCGGCCTGTGGCAGCTGACGATGATCAGCATCGGTGCCACCCTCGGCACCGGGATCTTCGTGGTCCTCGGCGAGGCCGTCCCCAAGGCCGGACCCGCGGTCACCCTGTCCTTCGTGATCGCCGGACTCACGGCGCTCTTCTCGGCCCTCTCCTACGCCGAACTGGCGGGCACCATCCCGGTCGCCGGGTCCTCGTACTCGTATGCGTACGCAACGCTCGGCGAGCTGATCGCCTGGATCTGCGGCTGGTGTCTCGTCCTGGAGTACGGCGTGTCCGTCGCCGCCGTCGCGGTCGGCTGGGGTGAGTACCTCAACGAACTCCTCGACGGGACGATCGGCGTCACCATCCCGGACGCGCTGTCCGCGCCGCCCGGTGACGGGGGCGTCTTCAACCTGCCCGCGCTCATCGTGGTGCTGCTCGCCATGGCGTTCCTGCTGGGCGGCGCGAAGGAGTCCGCGCGTGCCAACACGATCATGGTGATGGTGAAGATCGCCGCGCTGGTGCTGTTCTGCGCGATCGGCATCCAGGGCTTCCGCTCCGGCAACTACGAGAACTTCATGCCGCTCGGCATGACGGGTGTCAGCGCCGCCGGTGCCACGCTCTTCTTCTCCTACATCGGCTTCGACGCCGCCTCCACCGCCGGTGAGGAGGCCAAGAACGCGCAGCGCGACCTGCCGCGCGCGATCATGCTCTCGCTGGTGATCGTGACCGCGCTCTACGTCGTCGTCGCGGCCGTCGCCGTCGGCGCCAAGCCCTGGAAGCGGTTCAACGACTCCGAGGCCGCGCTCGCCGAGATCATGAAGGACGTCACCGGGCAGACCTTCTGGGGCACCCTGCTCGCCGCCTGCGCCGTCATCGCCATCGCGAGCGTCGTTCTGACCGTGCTCTACGGCCAGACCCGCATCCTCTTCGCCATGGCCCGCGACGGGCTCGTGCCCAAGGTGTTCGCGCGCGTCCACCCGAAGACGGGCGCTCCCCGCGCCAACACCGTCATCGTGTCGCTGTTCTGCGGTGTGCTCGCCGCGGCGATCCCGCTCGGCCAGTTGGCCGATGCCACCAGCATCGGCACGCTCTTCGCCTTCGCGCTGGTCAACGTCGCCGTCGTGGTGCTGCGCCGGACCCGCCCCGACATGCGGCGCACCTTCCGGGTGCCGCTGTCGCCGGTGCTGCCCGCGATCGGCTTCGCGCTCTGCGTGTGGATGATGGGCAGCCTGTCGACCGTCACCTGGGTGGTCTTCGGAGTCTGGATGGCCGTCGGGCTCGTGTTCTACTTCAGTTACGGCTACCGGCGGTCCCGGATGGCCGCCCCCGACACCACCGCAGTACCCGCACAGAAGTGA
- a CDS encoding ABC transporter permease has product MARLNLWRWAVLACAAVYFLVPLAASVIFTVDVPGGVSFDAYRQIVSADGFTSSLVLSLELAAATIAVVLLLMVPAMVALRLGAPRLRPVVEVVCSLPLVVPPIAFVAGISTVLKWGPEHLSRTPLFQTFVAIQNPDFPFVLVLAYVVMALPFVYRALDAGLRAMDVRTLVEAARSCGASWPQALVQAVLPNLRGALLNASFLTLALVLGEFTVAQLLGFRPFAVWIYSVGGSQAQLSVAVSVLSLLVTWALLLALAGFGGRSRTASASRG; this is encoded by the coding sequence ATGGCTCGCCTGAACCTGTGGCGCTGGGCCGTCCTCGCCTGCGCCGCTGTCTACTTCCTGGTGCCGCTCGCCGCGTCCGTGATCTTCACGGTCGACGTGCCGGGCGGAGTCAGCTTCGACGCCTACCGGCAGATCGTCTCCGCCGACGGCTTCACCTCCAGCCTGGTGCTCTCGCTGGAACTGGCCGCCGCCACCATCGCGGTGGTCCTGCTGCTGATGGTGCCCGCCATGGTCGCGCTGCGGCTCGGCGCGCCCAGGCTGCGGCCCGTCGTCGAGGTGGTCTGCTCGCTGCCGCTGGTCGTGCCGCCCATCGCGTTCGTCGCCGGCATCAGCACGGTCCTGAAGTGGGGACCCGAACACCTCTCCCGTACGCCGCTGTTCCAGACGTTCGTCGCGATCCAGAACCCGGACTTCCCGTTCGTGCTCGTACTCGCGTACGTCGTGATGGCGCTGCCGTTCGTGTACCGGGCGCTGGACGCCGGGCTGCGCGCCATGGACGTGCGCACGCTCGTCGAGGCGGCGCGCAGCTGCGGGGCGAGCTGGCCGCAGGCGCTCGTACAGGCGGTGCTGCCCAATCTGCGCGGGGCGCTGCTCAACGCCTCCTTCCTCACCCTGGCGCTGGTGCTGGGCGAGTTCACCGTGGCCCAGCTGCTCGGGTTCCGGCCCTTCGCCGTGTGGATCTACAGCGTCGGCGGCTCGCAGGCCCAGCTGTCCGTCGCCGTCTCCGTGCTCAGCCTGCTCGTCACCTGGGCACTGCTCCTCGCGCTCGCCGGCTTCGGCGGACGCTCCCGAACCGCTTCCGCCTCCCGGGGATGA
- a CDS encoding ABC transporter substrate-binding protein has translation MTVSLPRTALIGGSLAIAAAFALSACGAAPDNASTTADGKSAATATSAKDFGGMDALVKAAKKEGTLHAIALPRDWANYGALIDGFKQKYGIKVEVENPDGSSQDEINAVTSRKGQDRTPDVLDLGSSFALSAAQQGLLAPYKVAGFGDIPEGQKDPKGQWFNDYGGYISIGCDAKRVKTCPTTFADLLKPQYKGQVALNGNPTKSGSAFGGVWAASLANGGSFDDIQPGLDFFAKLKKNGNYTPVESTPATVEKGETPISIDWDYLNAGYADEFKTKGVDWKVAVPSDGKFSQYYSQAVNKDAPHPAAARLWQEYLYSAEGQNLWLKGYARPALMTAMDKAGTLDKTAAAKLPKVSGTPSFPSEAQQSKAKGVIAQGWGKAVSG, from the coding sequence GTGACCGTGTCCCTGCCGAGAACCGCCCTCATCGGCGGCTCCCTCGCCATCGCCGCAGCCTTCGCCCTCAGCGCCTGCGGCGCGGCCCCCGACAACGCGTCGACCACCGCCGACGGCAAGAGCGCCGCCACCGCGACCTCCGCCAAGGACTTCGGCGGGATGGACGCGCTGGTCAAGGCGGCCAAGAAGGAAGGCACGCTGCACGCGATCGCGCTGCCCCGCGACTGGGCCAACTACGGCGCCCTCATCGACGGGTTCAAGCAGAAGTACGGCATCAAGGTCGAGGTCGAGAACCCCGACGGCTCCAGCCAGGACGAGATCAACGCCGTGACGTCGCGCAAGGGCCAGGACCGCACCCCCGACGTCCTCGACCTCGGCAGCTCCTTCGCGCTGAGCGCCGCCCAGCAGGGACTGCTCGCGCCCTACAAGGTGGCCGGTTTCGGTGACATCCCCGAGGGCCAGAAGGACCCGAAGGGGCAGTGGTTCAACGACTACGGCGGCTACATCTCCATCGGCTGCGACGCCAAGCGGGTCAAGACCTGTCCCACGACGTTCGCGGACCTGCTCAAGCCGCAGTACAAGGGCCAGGTCGCGCTCAACGGCAACCCCACCAAGTCGGGTTCGGCCTTCGGCGGTGTGTGGGCGGCCTCGCTCGCGAACGGCGGCTCCTTCGACGACATCCAGCCCGGCCTGGACTTCTTCGCCAAGCTGAAGAAGAACGGCAACTACACGCCGGTCGAGTCGACGCCCGCCACGGTCGAGAAGGGCGAGACGCCCATCAGCATCGACTGGGACTACCTGAACGCGGGCTACGCCGACGAGTTCAAGACCAAGGGCGTCGACTGGAAGGTCGCGGTCCCCTCCGACGGCAAGTTCTCCCAGTACTACTCCCAGGCCGTCAACAAGGACGCCCCGCACCCGGCGGCCGCCCGCCTGTGGCAGGAGTACCTCTACAGCGCCGAGGGCCAGAACCTCTGGCTCAAGGGGTACGCCCGCCCGGCCCTGATGACCGCCATGGACAAGGCCGGCACGCTCGACAAGACCGCCGCCGCCAAGCTCCCCAAGGTCTCCGGCACGCCGAGCTTCCCGAGCGAGGCCCAGCAGAGCAAGGCCAAGGGCGTCATCGCCCAGGGCTGGGGCAAGGCCGTCTCCGGATGA